In one window of Nicotiana tabacum cultivar K326 chromosome 12, ASM71507v2, whole genome shotgun sequence DNA:
- the LOC107791224 gene encoding uncharacterized protein LOC107791224 isoform X2 codes for MLSRGKCLAHRIHCNGVGDLLSFYRFRSQFLYSSSSTLFFVKYLVDSLGFSKEEATSTYSKLTSRKTTRDPDLVLNFLKQTGFDNSQIKTMVSRAPKLLFCDVSKTLKPKFQCLVDLGLSGSDLVNVIAKNTKIMVIGLDTHMRPTIDCLRRTLATDENIVTAIKRSPRLLSFGARHIMDTNVLLLKNCGISDARIKKFVLQNPSRVTQNPDRVKYSLHRVEKDFRVPLGSPSFLYAFHVLSAQKKSTLDRKIGIFTSFGWSDDEILKLFRKLPLCIALSESGEKGDTSDASLENFGRKEA; via the exons ATGCTCAGCAGAGGCAAATGTTTAGCTCACAGGATTCACTGCAATGGCGTTGGAGACCTCCTTTCCTTTTACCGTTTCAGGTCACAATTTCTCTACTCTTCATCCTCAACTCTTTTCTTTGTAAAATACCTGGTTGATTCTCTAGGGTTCTCCAAAGAAGAAGCAACCTCTACATATTCCAAGTTAACTTCACGGAAAACCACCAGAGATCCCGATTTAGTCCTCAATTTCTTGAAACAAACCGGTTTTGACAACTCCCAGATCAAAACGATGGTCTCTAGAGCACCCAAATTGCTATTCTGTGATGTTTCTAAAACCCTAAAGCCCAAATTCCAGTGCCTTGTGGACCTCGGGCTATCCGGGTCGGACTTGGTGAATGTAATTgctaaaaatactaaaattatgGTAATAGGTTTAGATACTCATATGAGACCTACCATTGATTGTCTTAGGAGAACTTTGGCCACTGACGAAAATATAGTTACGGCTATAAAGAGAAGTCCTCGGTTGCTTTCTTTTGGTGCCCGTCATATTATGGATACTAATGTATTGTTGTTGAAAAACTGTGGTATTTCTGATGCGAGAATTAAAAAATTTGTGCTTCAAAATCCTTCTCGTGTTACACAAAATCCTGATCGTGTTAAGTATTCCTTGCATAGAGTGGAGAAGGATTTTCGAGTCCCGCTTGGCTCCCCTAGTTTTCTTTATGCATTTCATGTTTTATCTGCGCAAAAAAAGTCTACATTGGATAGGAAGATTGGAATTTTCACGAGTTTTGGATGGTCTGATGATGAAATACTCAAGTTATTCAGGAAGCTACCGCTTTGTATTGCTCTCTCAGAG TCTGGAGAAAAGGGTGATACCTCGGATGCAAGTCTTGAAAATTTTGGACGAAAAGAAGCTTGA
- the LOC107791226 gene encoding transcription termination factor MTERF8, chloroplastic-like has translation MLVRISKFRHIGKNAYLFSSVGFSTDEAISTTTKNPFLSDYLIKSLGFSRDEANSATAKLSSVKPPKNPDLVIKFFEEIGLGRTEIKKLVSITPQLLFSDLNRTLKPKLQWLLEFGLSGSDLVNLFRWDARALFRGVDSHFRPNLEYLRKLFSSEECLVKAIKKSPWLLAPNGPKQINPKILLLQKFGFSKPKIEKLLIQKPLVVLQKTGWLEEKLHRVEKDLQISPKSGMFFYGVIALVSVSKSTVKKKMGIFRSCGWCDLDIMTVFRKQPLCLVMSEAKIQRALDFFMRELGYKPEHLVCNPAVLMLSLDKRVIPRNVVLKVLEENKLNQKVSFLKALRISERMFRSIFVLPYKDEVPNLYESYMTCVRR, from the exons ATGCTAGTTCGAATATCTAAATTTCGACATATTGGCAAGAACGCCTACCTCTTCAGTTCAGTGGGATTTTCTACAGATGAAGCAATTTCTACCACCACCAAG AACCCTTTCTTGTCAGACTACCTCATCAAATCACTGGGATTCTCCAGAGATGAAGCAAATTCTGCAACTGCCAAATTAAGTAGCGTGAAACCCCCTAAGAATCCTGATTTGGTAATCAAATTCTTTGAAGAGATTGGTTTGGGAAGGACAGAGATCAAGAAGTTAGTTTCTATTACCCCACAGCTGCTTTTTTCTGATTTAAACAGAACTCTTAAACCAAAATTGCAGTGGCTACTAGAATTTGGGTTGTCCGGATCTGACCTAGTCAATCTCTTCAGATGGGACGCACGAGCTCTGTTTCGAGGAGTAGATTCTCATTTCAGGCCTAATTTGGAGTATCTTAGGAAACTGTTTAGTAGTGAAGAATGTTTGGTTAAAGCTATAAAGAAATCACCTTGGTTACTTGCTCCAAATGGTCCAAAACAAATCAATCCCAAAATATTGTTGTTGCAAAAGTTTGgtttttcaaaacccaaaatcgagAAGCTTTTAATTCAGAAACCACTGGTAGTTTTGCAAAAAACTGGGTGGCTGGAAGAGAAATTGCACAGAGTTGAAAAGGATCTACAGATTTCTCCTAAATCTGGAATGTTTTTCTATGGAGTTATTGCACTTGTTTCAGTTAGTAAGTCAACAGTGAAAAAGAAAATGGGAATTTTCAGGAGCTGTGGATGGTGTGATCTGGATATAATGACTGTGTTCAGAAAGCAACCTCTCTGTTTGGTTATGTCGGAAGCTAAAATTCAGCGAGCATTGGACTTTTTCATGAGGGAACTCGGATacaaaccggaacacttggtttgTAATCCTGCGGTTCTAATGCTTAGCTTGGACAAGAGAGTGATTCCTAGAAATGTTGTACTGAAAGTTTTAGAGGAGAATAAGCTGAATCAGAAAGTATCTTTTTTGAAAGCTTTGCGTATATCTGAACGTATGTTTCGTTCAATATTCGTGCTTCCTTACAAGGATGAGGTACCCAATCTATATGAGTCATATATGACTTGCGTCAGACGTTAG
- the LOC107791223 gene encoding uncharacterized protein LOC107791223 translates to MRSGGGGVEYKSADLGMSTSYAAMSASLTSIPIQSSNLGFKLLKKLGWREGTGLGIAEQGRLEPVPAYIKKNKRGLGAKKSKKAAEHLKSSGLFLGRKIVKDGEKEKASDVQKTKGISKKMKKVLEFENRMQEKEFERVFFREFWPDNA, encoded by the coding sequence ATGAGATCGGGTGGAGGAGGAGTAGAATATAAATCCGCCGATTTGGGAATGTCTACGAGTTATGCTGCAATGTCTGCTTCTTTAACCTCAATTCCTATTCAGTCCTCCAACCTTGGTTTTAAGTTGTTGAAAAAACTTGGCTGGAGAGAAGGAACTGGACTTGGCATTGCTGAACAGGGTAGATTAGAACCTGTGCCAGCTTATATCAAGAAAAATAAGAGAGGCTTGGGAGCAAAGAAGTCAAAGAAGGCAGCAGAGCACCTTAAAAGTTCTGGGCTTTTCTTGGGGCGGAAGATTGTAAAAGATGGGGAGAAAGAAAAAGCGTCTGATGTACAGAAGACAAAGGGAATCTCTAAAAAGATGAAGAAAGTACTAGAGTTTGAGAATCGCATGCAAGAGAAAGAATTTGAGCGAGTTTTTTTTAGGGAATTCTGGCCAGATAATGCTTAG
- the LOC107791225 gene encoding uncharacterized protein LOC107791225, whose product MLARITGIHVNGVKNLHIFSIYTFRFLHANTTTTPTHFLVDFLVDSLGFSREEAVTTSNKVTRLKPSKNPEFVINFFKISGFDNTQIKNIVSKSPKVLFSNVDKTLKPKLEILQEIGFSGSDLVKFANANIHIFDRGVDTFLRPSLNYLRTLLGSDEDVVKAIKKASWLLGCNAPKIMAPNVLLLQNIGFSDLKLRKFILHHPRIMMRKTEWLEDIFHRVEADFGISRESATFLHGISAVSSFSQSTLAEKVDVYRSFGWSDAHISTMARKLPFCFCLSEAKICKQLTFLMKEVGCTSEYLASRPKLLMYSLEKRVIPRYKVLKILHGKRLNGGLGFYSAACMTPSKFMKEVVLPYKDKLPLLYGSYMKSVQ is encoded by the coding sequence atgTTAGCTCGAATAACTGGGATTCATGTCAATGGAGTCAAGAATCTACACATTTTCTCCATCTACACCTTCAGATTTCTCCATGCTAATACTACTACTACACCAACCCATTTCTTAGTGGACTTTCTTGTTGATTCTCTCGGGTTTTCAAGAGAAGAAGCAGTCACTACAAGCAACAAGGTAACCCGCTTGAAACCCTCAAAAAACCCAGAATTTGTTATCAATTTCTTTAAAATAAGTGGTTTTGATAATACCCAAATCAAAAACATTGTCTCCAAGTCCCCTAAAGTACTGTTCTCTAATGTAGACAAAACCCTAAAACCAAAACTCGAGATTTTACAAGAAATTGGTTTTTCTGGATCTGACTTGGTTAAGTTTGCAAATGcaaatattcatatttttgatagAGGTGTAGATACTTTTCTTAGACCTTCACTTAATTACCTTAGAACTTTATTGGGTAGTGATGAAGATGTTGTTAAGGCTATAAAAAAAGCTTCTTGGTTACTTGGTTGTAATGCTCCCAAGATAATGGCACCTAATGTATTGTTGCTGCAAAATATTGGGTTTTCGGATTTGAAACTTAGGAAGTTTATATTGCACCACCCAAGAATTATGATGCGGAAAACTGAATGGCTTGAGGATATTTTTCATAGAGTAGAAGCGGACTTTGGAATCTCTCGTGAATCGGCTACGTTTCTCCATGGAATTAGTGCCGTTAGTTCCTTTAGTCAGTCAACTCTGGCAGAGAAGGTTGACGTTTATAGGAGTTTTGGTTGGTCTGATGCGCATATCAGTACGATGGCGAGAAAACTACCTTTTTGTTTCTGCTTATCGGAGGCTAAAATCTGTAAACAATTAACTTTTCTCATGAAGGAAGTTGGCTGCACGTCAGAGTATTTAGCATCTCGTCCTAAGCTGTTAATGTATAGTTTGGAGAAGAGAGTGATTCCTAGATAtaaggtcctgaaaattttacATGGCAAGCGTCTCAACGGAGGTCTTGGGTTTTACTCTGCTGCGTGCATGACGCCATCGAAGTTTATGAAAGAAGTAGTGTTGCCTTACAAGGATAAACTACCCCTTCTATATGGATCATACATGAAAAGCGTCCAATGA
- the LOC107791224 gene encoding uncharacterized protein LOC107791224 isoform X1 — translation MLSRGKCLAHRIHCNGVGDLLSFYRFRSQFLYSSSSTLFFVKYLVDSLGFSKEEATSTYSKLTSRKTTRDPDLVLNFLKQTGFDNSQIKTMVSRAPKLLFCDVSKTLKPKFQCLVDLGLSGSDLVNVIAKNTKIMVIGLDTHMRPTIDCLRRTLATDENIVTAIKRSPRLLSFGARHIMDTNVLLLKNCGISDARIKKFVLQNPSRVTQNPDRVKYSLHRVEKDFRVPLGSPSFLYAFHVLSAQKKSTLDRKIGIFTSFGWSDDEILKLFRKLPLCIALSEVRIQKALNLYMKELSFESSYLASRPAFLAYSLEKRVIPRMQVLKILDEKKLERRKFVF, via the exons ATGCTCAGCAGAGGCAAATGTTTAGCTCACAGGATTCACTGCAATGGCGTTGGAGACCTCCTTTCCTTTTACCGTTTCAGGTCACAATTTCTCTACTCTTCATCCTCAACTCTTTTCTTTGTAAAATACCTGGTTGATTCTCTAGGGTTCTCCAAAGAAGAAGCAACCTCTACATATTCCAAGTTAACTTCACGGAAAACCACCAGAGATCCCGATTTAGTCCTCAATTTCTTGAAACAAACCGGTTTTGACAACTCCCAGATCAAAACGATGGTCTCTAGAGCACCCAAATTGCTATTCTGTGATGTTTCTAAAACCCTAAAGCCCAAATTCCAGTGCCTTGTGGACCTCGGGCTATCCGGGTCGGACTTGGTGAATGTAATTgctaaaaatactaaaattatgGTAATAGGTTTAGATACTCATATGAGACCTACCATTGATTGTCTTAGGAGAACTTTGGCCACTGACGAAAATATAGTTACGGCTATAAAGAGAAGTCCTCGGTTGCTTTCTTTTGGTGCCCGTCATATTATGGATACTAATGTATTGTTGTTGAAAAACTGTGGTATTTCTGATGCGAGAATTAAAAAATTTGTGCTTCAAAATCCTTCTCGTGTTACACAAAATCCTGATCGTGTTAAGTATTCCTTGCATAGAGTGGAGAAGGATTTTCGAGTCCCGCTTGGCTCCCCTAGTTTTCTTTATGCATTTCATGTTTTATCTGCGCAAAAAAAGTCTACATTGGATAGGAAGATTGGAATTTTCACGAGTTTTGGATGGTCTGATGATGAAATACTCAAGTTATTCAGGAAGCTACCGCTTTGTATTGCTCTCTCAGAGGTTAGAATTCAGAAAGCATTGAATCTTTACATGAAGGAGCTCAGTTTTGAATCTTCTTACTTAGCTTCTCGTCCTGCATTTTTGGCCTATAGTCTGGAGAAAAGGGTGATACCTCGGATGCAAGTCTTGAAAATTTTGGACGAAAAGAAGCTTGAGAGGAGAAAG tttgTATTCTAA